One window of the Fusobacteriaceae bacterium genome contains the following:
- a CDS encoding PASTA domain-containing protein: MRQIKHEFLRERDNGGISEVSVKKSLLLSLSAWLCVFGTLFFVVKIAERVYFNETYYYTPDFLGLMYDDVQKAMAGQNVNVKLVGEEYSKLPVGEIFLQEPEPGQVVKIHRNIRVWVSKGSALVEVPDFVGMNFLEARSIALQRGLQVERVVSTMTNKAVNEVLSTDPATDTLLRRGDKISFLISGNSNFTEVKAPTLVGLTLDEATAALQNSSLVVGKITMTKIKDKYNNVVTEAGVLPGVTVRAGTAISLTVNKSDLERPVERLGDDAGDADGTTTVNEIGADIPDATGN, translated from the coding sequence ATGAGACAAATCAAACATGAATTCCTCCGTGAGCGGGATAACGGAGGGATTTCGGAGGTCAGCGTGAAAAAATCCCTGTTGCTTTCGCTTTCGGCCTGGCTCTGCGTCTTCGGGACGCTGTTTTTTGTCGTAAAGATCGCCGAGCGGGTATATTTCAACGAGACCTATTATTATACGCCGGATTTTCTGGGCCTGATGTACGACGATGTGCAAAAGGCCATGGCCGGTCAGAACGTCAACGTCAAGCTCGTGGGTGAAGAATATTCGAAGCTTCCGGTCGGCGAGATTTTTTTGCAGGAACCGGAACCGGGACAGGTCGTCAAGATCCACCGGAACATCCGCGTCTGGGTCAGCAAAGGCAGCGCCCTCGTGGAAGTGCCTGATTTTGTGGGCATGAATTTTCTCGAAGCCAGATCCATTGCCTTGCAGAGAGGTCTCCAGGTCGAGCGGGTCGTTAGCACCATGACCAATAAAGCCGTAAACGAGGTGCTTTCCACTGACCCGGCCACCGATACGCTGCTGCGTCGGGGCGACAAGATCTCCTTTCTTATTAGTGGAAATTCCAATTTTACGGAAGTCAAAGCGCCGACGCTGGTGGGCCTGACGCTCGATGAGGCGACCGCCGCCCTGCAAAACAGCTCCCTCGTGGTCGGCAAGATCACAATGACAAAGATCAAGGACAAATACAATAACGTCGTCACGGAAGCCGGCGTGCTGCCGGGTGTGACGGTGCGGGCCGGAACGGCCATCAGCCTTACGGTCAATAAAAGCGATCTGGAGCGGCCTGTGGAGCGGCTCGGCGATGACGCCGGGGACGCCGACGGTACGACGACCGTAAACGAAATCGGCGCGGATATCCCCGACGCCACGGGCAATTGA